Proteins encoded by one window of Rutidosis leptorrhynchoides isolate AG116_Rl617_1_P2 chromosome 7, CSIRO_AGI_Rlap_v1, whole genome shotgun sequence:
- the LOC139857787 gene encoding glycine-rich RNA-binding protein 4, mitochondrial-like, whose amino-acid sequence MAFISKVGSLLKQSEIKHVSVGFSSTNSPIYQAIRSMSSAKLFVGGLSYATDEVGLREAFQQYGEVIDAKVITDRDSGRSRGFGFVSFTSSDAANSALRDMDGKDLHGRRIRINFAEERPRPSFGGGRYGGAAGGGGYGGFGGGAGGGGYGGSDGYGSSNRNNLGGYGGGNHNVGGGENFFSGGLSGAGGASPGGGNEGDDLNEDLAGKGGDDFEEDDYANTSNK is encoded by the exons ATGGCCTTTATTAGTAAAGTTGGTAGTCTGCTTAAACAATCGGAAATTAAGCATGTTAGCGTTGGATTCTCTTCCACAAATTCTCCAATTTATCAGGCGATCAGAAGCATGTCGTCTGCTAAACTCTTTGTTGGAG GACTTTCATATGCAACTGACGAAGTGGGATTAAGAGAAGCCTTCCAGCAATATGGCGAAGTGATAGATG CCAAAGTTATCACTGATCGTGATTCTGGTAGATCTCGCGGCTTCGGGTTTGTTAGTTTTACATCATCTGATGCAGCTAACTCTGCTCTTCGGGACATGGATGGCAAG GATCTCCATGGTCGAAGGATTAGAATCAACTTTGCAGAAGAGAGGCCTCGTCCATCATTTGGTGGTGGCAGATATGGTGGCGCTGCTGGTGGTGGTGGATATGGAGGCTTTGGTGGTGGCGCTGGCGGTGGTGGCTATGGAGGCAGTGATGGTTATGGTTCTAGCAACAGGAATAATCTAGGTGGGTATGGTGGTGGGAATCATAATGTTGGTGGTGGAGAGAATTTCTTTAGCGGCGGTTTGAGTGGTGCTGGCGGGGCCTCACCTGGCGGTGGCAATGAAGGTGATGATCTGAACGAGGATTTAGCAGGAAAAGGTGGGGATGACTTTGAAGAGGATGATTATGCAAACACTTCCAACAAGTGA